Proteins encoded in a region of the Acidobacteriota bacterium genome:
- a CDS encoding PGPGW domain-containing protein codes for MSNRIFWRAFKITSGCIFLIAGLVGFLLPILQGILLTLAGISLLASESRWVRKLYDSLRNKIGYLLKRRERENAARGAKDNSPR; via the coding sequence ATGTCCAACAGGATATTCTGGAGAGCATTCAAGATTACATCTGGTTGTATCTTTCTCATCGCCGGGCTAGTTGGTTTCCTTCTTCCCATCCTTCAGGGGATTCTTCTCACTCTGGCAGGGATCTCTCTCCTGGCATCCGAGAGCAGGTGGGTGCGAAAATTATACGATTCTCTTCGAAACAAAATCGGGTATTTGCTGAAAAGACGGGAAAGAGAAAACGCGGCCAGAGGTGCTAAAGATAACTCTCCCCGTTGA
- a CDS encoding hemolysin family protein yields the protein MKIPLLLLAILLLLLTEGFFSGSEIAIVSSDRIKIKLLADQGVRRASLILKLLEKPERLLATTLIGTNISVISSSFAANELFATLFGRRYSGFAILFLVPLVLLFGETIPKSISRNNAEGIALISIYPLSAILVLLFPLVSLTGTFAMLFFGKDRILEKRKNPFVTREELKILLQSEKNLKERYETTFVNRIIDFAAAAVKDHMTPAFRIVSVPRDSKIIEVVCTIRESGFTRIPVYERERGNIIGLVDARDLLESKEDDETIESKIGKVLVIAEDERIQDLLKDFQKEGCHFAVVRNQQGEVTGIITIEDILEEIVGEIFDEFDKPPEKHSSL from the coding sequence ATGAAAATCCCCCTGTTACTCCTGGCCATTCTGCTGCTGCTACTAACGGAGGGTTTCTTCTCTGGAAGCGAGATCGCAATCGTCTCCTCCGACCGGATCAAGATAAAGTTACTTGCGGATCAGGGTGTCCGGAGAGCCTCCCTCATCCTGAAGCTTCTTGAAAAACCTGAGAGGCTGCTCGCCACCACGCTAATCGGAACGAACATCTCTGTTATCAGCTCCTCGTTCGCCGCCAACGAACTCTTTGCAACGCTCTTCGGAAGACGGTATTCCGGCTTTGCTATCCTCTTCCTTGTGCCGCTGGTGCTTCTTTTTGGAGAGACTATCCCAAAATCGATCTCTCGGAACAATGCGGAGGGGATTGCCCTGATTTCCATATACCCTCTTTCGGCCATCCTCGTCCTCCTCTTCCCGCTCGTCTCCCTGACGGGGACATTTGCCATGTTGTTCTTCGGGAAGGACCGCATACTGGAAAAAAGGAAAAATCCATTCGTGACGAGGGAAGAGCTTAAAATCCTCCTGCAGAGCGAAAAGAATCTGAAGGAGAGATATGAAACAACCTTCGTTAACAGGATCATCGACTTTGCCGCTGCTGCTGTGAAGGATCATATGACCCCCGCCTTCAGAATCGTTTCCGTCCCCAGGGATTCCAAGATAATCGAAGTGGTCTGCACGATTCGCGAGTCGGGATTCACTAGGATCCCCGTCTATGAGAGAGAAAGAGGAAACATCATTGGTCTGGTTGATGCCAGGGATCTCCTCGAGAGCAAGGAGGATGATGAGACAATCGAGTCGAAGATAGGTAAGGTCCTGGTCATTGCCGAAGATGAGAGAATCCAGGATCTCCTGAAGGATTTTCAGAAAGAGGGATGTCATTTCGCCGTCGTCAGAAACCAGCAGGGAGAGGTTACAGGAATCATCACAATCGAGGATATCCTGGAAGAGATCGTCGGCGAGATCTTCGACGAGTTCGACAAGCCACCGGAGAAACATTCTTCCCTTTGA
- a CDS encoding MBL fold metallo-hydrolase: MIQKSLKTVLFLLFVTASAFAAENFRLEKVSESVYATIPVSGGMAFANSTFIVLDDGILVVDSQSSRELSEEVIAMIKKTTDKPIKYLVNTHFHGDHIAGNTAFSPDVRLIVHPRTLDRFTQDKVPANYPIITVTAEMDFVYPGKKVQILWMGRGHTEGDLIVYVPGEEVIITGDLFFNQIIPYAKDSHIGQWLATIQRIMLNLKFQKIIPGHGEVSGLTEFRQFRELLAWAKAVADAEIKKGTMREKIIERAKETELYKTRIVNYRNQEGLSDLLDIAFQEIQRSRGNKQNVQQ; this comes from the coding sequence ATGATCCAAAAATCCTTAAAGACGGTCCTCTTTCTGCTTTTCGTGACTGCTTCAGCATTTGCCGCAGAGAACTTCAGGCTGGAAAAAGTCAGTGAAAGCGTCTATGCCACGATCCCTGTCAGCGGAGGCATGGCTTTCGCGAACTCGACTTTTATCGTTCTAGATGATGGCATCCTCGTCGTTGATTCCCAATCCTCCAGAGAACTTTCCGAAGAAGTGATCGCCATGATAAAGAAGACAACCGACAAACCGATCAAGTATCTCGTGAACACCCATTTTCATGGAGACCACATTGCAGGAAACACCGCTTTCTCTCCCGACGTCAGATTGATCGTACATCCCAGAACGCTTGACAGATTCACTCAAGACAAGGTCCCCGCGAACTATCCCATCATAACGGTCACAGCTGAAATGGACTTCGTCTATCCCGGCAAGAAGGTGCAGATACTATGGATGGGGAGAGGGCATACGGAAGGCGATCTCATCGTTTATGTGCCAGGGGAGGAGGTGATCATCACCGGAGACCTCTTCTTCAATCAGATAATTCCTTACGCGAAAGACAGCCACATAGGACAGTGGCTTGCCACCATACAGAGAATAATGTTGAATCTCAAGTTTCAGAAGATAATCCCGGGCCATGGAGAGGTAAGCGGCCTAACGGAGTTCAGACAGTTTCGGGAGCTCCTGGCCTGGGCCAAGGCGGTGGCAGATGCGGAGATCAAAAAAGGTACGATGCGAGAGAAGATCATCGAGAGAGCAAAAGAGACGGAACTTTATAAGACACGCATCGTCAACTACCGGAACCAGGAGGGGCTCTCCGACCTGCTGGACATTGCGTTCCAAGAAATTCAGAGATCAAGAGGAAACAAACAGAACGTCCAGCAATAA
- the dapF gene encoding diaminopimelate epimerase produces MKTIPFWKMSGAGNDFIVLDGRDRAVGRLGKDFMRKVCQRSLSVGGDGVIVLFPSERYDFQVRFFNPDGSRSRFCGNGSRCASRYAYLNGMAGRKLRFRGDDGVHEAVVQGDRVSVSIPGFRNYRSVASVHAAGRKWHGAIMDIGVPHFVTEAEDIETLDLYLYGRALRHHKSFEPAGTNVNFIRFERDCAVTIRSFERGVERETLSCGSGCIAAAIHAALTKNVRSPVKLYTRSTVDLRVFFRRKDQEIRDIFLEGDARIIHKGEICPEALSGF; encoded by the coding sequence ATGAAAACCATTCCATTCTGGAAGATGTCAGGAGCGGGGAATGATTTCATCGTTCTCGATGGGAGGGACAGGGCAGTAGGCAGACTGGGGAAAGATTTCATGAGAAAGGTCTGTCAGAGATCTCTATCGGTAGGTGGGGACGGAGTCATAGTCCTCTTCCCATCAGAGAGATATGATTTTCAGGTGAGGTTCTTCAATCCTGATGGGAGCAGGTCAAGATTCTGCGGAAACGGAAGTCGATGCGCATCCAGATATGCCTATCTCAATGGAATGGCGGGGAGAAAGCTTCGGTTCAGAGGAGACGATGGCGTTCACGAAGCTGTCGTGCAGGGAGACAGGGTCTCCGTTAGCATCCCTGGCTTCAGGAATTACCGATCCGTAGCATCGGTACATGCAGCCGGCAGAAAGTGGCATGGAGCGATCATGGATATCGGTGTCCCTCATTTCGTCACAGAGGCAGAGGATATCGAAACACTTGATCTTTATCTCTACGGAAGAGCTCTGAGGCATCACAAGAGTTTCGAACCGGCCGGAACAAACGTCAACTTTATAAGGTTTGAGAGAGATTGCGCTGTAACCATCAGGTCTTTCGAAAGAGGAGTCGAAAGAGAAACCCTTTCCTGCGGTTCGGGGTGCATAGCTGCTGCCATCCATGCCGCTCTGACGAAGAATGTTCGTTCTCCTGTCAAACTTTACACCAGGTCCACTGTAGATCTCAGGGTCTTTTTCAGGAGGAAAGATCAAGAGATCCGGGATATATTCCTGGAGGGAGATGCGAGGATCATCCATAAGGGTGAGATCTGTCCGGAAGCTTTGTCAGGATTTTAA
- a CDS encoding tetratricopeptide repeat protein has product MKSSPKNLKMRSRGLSSRELRKGSFPSAKGLNNPIDFDQLLESGNEMLSKKNFKEAIERLSRAVSLQPDHSGAWNNLGNAYEAMASYDAAMECYKNALSAREDSPISWFNLGNIYETLERFDEAIHCYRKALELDNSMHEAWINIGNARGAQSDQVKAIEAYKMAISLKENSAEAWFNLGNSYIAIENFEEAVNSYLRAASILPDLHYIWYNLGYSYFRLDAVGAAIDCYKRAFELNGHDYDVIYNLASAYLENENYDEALLYFTKALDIKTADLELWNNLGNCYYFLQRYGDAIDAYRKAIKLDGQNHGIWNNLGAAYDKIGEYKKAIDCFSKAIKLNPDKASYFIGRAITYLRKGEKRLALEDMERAFILDSERKMILPAIPDILSLVENHAEFKGMVDQIKKMQKDHHP; this is encoded by the coding sequence ATGAAGAGTAGCCCAAAGAACCTCAAAATGAGGAGCCGTGGATTATCTTCAAGGGAACTGCGGAAAGGCAGTTTTCCTTCTGCGAAAGGACTGAATAACCCTATTGATTTCGACCAGCTTCTTGAATCAGGAAATGAAATGCTCTCCAAGAAGAATTTCAAAGAAGCCATCGAGCGCTTATCCAGGGCGGTGAGCCTCCAGCCAGACCATTCTGGAGCATGGAATAACCTGGGAAACGCATACGAGGCTATGGCCAGTTATGACGCGGCCATGGAGTGTTACAAGAATGCCCTATCTGCAAGAGAGGATTCTCCCATTTCCTGGTTCAACCTTGGGAACATCTACGAGACCCTGGAAAGATTTGACGAGGCGATCCACTGCTACAGGAAAGCCCTGGAACTGGACAACAGCATGCATGAGGCCTGGATAAACATCGGCAATGCCAGGGGTGCACAGAGTGACCAGGTCAAAGCCATCGAAGCCTATAAAATGGCGATCTCGCTGAAAGAGAATTCCGCCGAGGCATGGTTCAACCTCGGCAATTCCTACATCGCCATAGAGAATTTCGAGGAGGCTGTAAACAGCTATCTAAGAGCCGCATCCATCCTCCCCGATCTCCATTATATCTGGTACAATCTGGGATACTCCTATTTCAGACTGGATGCCGTTGGCGCTGCCATCGATTGTTATAAGAGAGCCTTTGAATTAAACGGCCATGATTACGATGTCATTTACAATCTCGCCAGCGCCTATCTTGAGAACGAGAACTATGACGAAGCCCTTTTATACTTCACAAAGGCGCTCGATATAAAAACAGCAGATCTTGAATTATGGAATAATCTCGGCAATTGTTATTACTTCCTTCAGAGATACGGCGACGCTATCGATGCCTACAGGAAAGCCATCAAGCTTGACGGCCAGAATCATGGGATCTGGAACAACCTGGGAGCAGCCTATGATAAGATTGGAGAATACAAAAAGGCTATCGATTGCTTTTCAAAGGCGATCAAGCTTAATCCCGATAAAGCCTCCTATTTCATCGGCAGAGCCATAACCTATCTAAGGAAAGGAGAAAAAAGGCTCGCCCTCGAGGATATGGAAAGAGCCTTCATCCTCGACTCGGAAAGAAAGATGATCTTACCCGCCATCCCCGATATCCTCTCCCTTGTAGAAAACCATGCCGAGTTCAAGGGGATGGTCGACCAGATTAAGAAGATGCAGAAGGATCATCATCCTTGA
- a CDS encoding transglycosylase SLT domain-containing protein: protein MKRLGFLIVFLVIAIALSLYFLMQKELWTDEAKAPGIYYEALDDLSRGKTEAGIEKLVRLMRKYRSKTWHKRWSFISGYWSLELGKPGEARKHFRASYEENDPLFLHVLYFKAVSALRADERKEAEESLSLILQGDANNKFFEESFHLLMDSMLASGKLKEAREILKRYGNRVKKENPSSVLFKEASLLEREGKKEESTKIYKDIYCLYPLSPESETAGIRLRIKENSQGSWEEGDISLLLKRGQLLEKDGLYESALDNYRYIITIFPESKVDARLNLRMGLALYGQRRMQEALSYLQKAKKDQRVSSEAKYALARIDLNRGRIHSFLKAMKELSDREQGKETGASALFALAEYYDNHGDWRDALLLFKRYISLYPNGEKREKALWRTACLLYINNDHAESFSHFHRIIADKENPYLVPALYWAAKCQEKLKNYHEAAKLYSEAERKSAKSYYGIRARERLKSLPHIPTSSEKTNERSERTEEIDAAFLFALDAARELFAMDLDDMAFDQLLFACRKINGRKILPFIRSTEMLLEQGDREKAVELLKIGSSNSSFPSEIPDHLLRLLYPHDGSEEICQIARSFSLDCNLILSLIHQESSFNPSAISRAGAIGLMQLMPDTGEEIARRLGKMNHSTSMLFRKDYNVLLGCSHFARIWKHFDGSLELSLAAYNAGEANVEKWKRWISNREIDVFVDNIPIFETRNYIKRVISNYQIYRELYGN, encoded by the coding sequence ATGAAAAGATTGGGCTTCCTGATAGTCTTTCTGGTTATCGCGATTGCTCTGTCGCTCTACTTCCTCATGCAAAAAGAGCTCTGGACTGACGAAGCCAAGGCACCCGGGATCTACTACGAAGCCCTTGATGATCTCTCCAGAGGGAAGACGGAAGCAGGAATTGAAAAGTTAGTCCGGCTCATGAGAAAGTATCGCTCGAAGACATGGCATAAGAGATGGAGCTTCATTTCAGGATACTGGAGCCTTGAACTCGGAAAACCCGGGGAAGCTCGCAAACATTTCAGGGCATCCTATGAGGAGAATGATCCGCTCTTCCTCCATGTTCTCTACTTCAAAGCTGTTTCTGCTCTTCGGGCCGACGAGAGGAAGGAAGCTGAGGAGAGCCTATCATTGATTCTCCAGGGCGATGCCAATAATAAATTCTTCGAGGAATCTTTTCATCTTCTCATGGACTCAATGCTGGCCTCGGGTAAATTGAAAGAAGCACGAGAAATCTTAAAGAGATACGGCAACAGGGTCAAAAAGGAAAATCCCAGCAGCGTTCTTTTTAAAGAAGCATCCCTTCTTGAGCGAGAGGGGAAAAAAGAAGAATCCACAAAGATCTATAAAGACATCTACTGTCTTTATCCGCTGTCGCCTGAATCAGAAACCGCGGGAATTCGTCTACGGATTAAAGAAAACTCTCAAGGAAGCTGGGAGGAAGGTGACATCTCTCTTCTCCTTAAGAGAGGACAGCTTCTCGAGAAAGATGGATTGTACGAAAGCGCGCTGGATAACTACCGGTACATCATCACGATCTTCCCCGAGAGCAAAGTGGACGCCCGGCTCAATCTGAGAATGGGGCTGGCATTGTATGGCCAGAGGCGAATGCAAGAAGCATTATCGTACCTCCAGAAGGCAAAAAAAGATCAAAGAGTTTCTTCAGAGGCAAAATATGCACTGGCCAGAATCGACCTCAACAGAGGGCGTATCCATTCCTTCCTGAAGGCGATGAAAGAACTTTCCGATCGGGAGCAAGGCAAGGAAACAGGTGCCAGTGCCCTTTTCGCACTAGCAGAATACTACGACAATCATGGTGACTGGCGAGATGCTCTTCTCCTTTTCAAACGATATATATCTCTCTACCCGAATGGGGAGAAGAGAGAAAAAGCTCTCTGGAGAACAGCCTGCCTGCTCTACATCAATAACGATCACGCGGAATCCTTCTCTCATTTTCACAGGATCATTGCTGACAAAGAAAATCCATATCTCGTTCCGGCTCTGTACTGGGCAGCAAAGTGCCAGGAAAAACTGAAGAATTATCATGAGGCGGCAAAGCTCTATTCCGAAGCGGAAAGGAAAAGTGCAAAGAGCTATTATGGTATCCGGGCAAGGGAAAGATTAAAATCGCTCCCACATATCCCCACATCCTCTGAGAAAACAAACGAGAGATCTGAAAGAACCGAGGAGATCGACGCCGCATTCCTCTTCGCTCTCGATGCTGCAAGGGAACTCTTTGCCATGGATCTTGATGATATGGCTTTCGATCAGCTCCTCTTTGCCTGCAGGAAGATAAATGGAAGGAAGATTCTCCCGTTTATAAGATCTACGGAGATGCTCCTGGAGCAGGGAGACAGAGAGAAAGCCGTGGAACTCCTAAAGATTGGGTCGTCCAACTCGTCTTTCCCGTCGGAAATCCCCGATCATCTCCTCAGGCTCCTCTACCCTCATGATGGCAGCGAAGAGATATGCCAAATAGCTAGATCTTTTTCCCTTGACTGCAATCTCATCCTCTCCCTGATCCACCAGGAGAGTTCCTTCAACCCTTCGGCCATATCGCGGGCGGGAGCCATAGGATTAATGCAGCTCATGCCAGATACCGGCGAAGAAATAGCCAGGCGCCTCGGAAAGATGAACCATTCCACATCGATGCTCTTCAGGAAAGATTACAACGTTCTTCTGGGATGCAGCCATTTTGCCAGGATCTGGAAACACTTTGACGGTTCTCTGGAACTTTCCCTTGCCGCTTACAACGCGGGAGAGGCCAATGTCGAGAAATGGAAGCGATGGATCTCCAATCGGGAGATCGATGTCTTTGTGGACAATATCCCGATCTTCGAGACCAGAAACTATATCAAGAGAGTCATTAGCAATTATCAGATCTACAGGGAACTATACGGAAATTGA
- a CDS encoding fibronectin type III domain-containing protein, with amino-acid sequence MISFLLPGKNTDGSPLVETPVARLLLFISEAEESGESRSISMDEFLKKARLDQTFSPEVLEKATVDRIIILEQNIFDAFGDKATGRRFYYAVQLMNRRKKVSPLSEILPIVIVKPSSAPHGLSAHVEEEGIRLSWESPESDSLQGSDRLFNVYRTEISPEDSSPDEEPDRLMKRKMRFLLVPLNESPVTGNSFIDRSSVSGKDYLYSVRELYNATVPYRESEDSNIVKVSAVDSFPPGAPSGLAVVADEKMIRLFWFPNDENDLAGYRIYRKTEEEEEFRMIATLPEQMTSYTDGNVISGMRYSYFVTAFDSAKVPNESAPSENVSESPLLPIESDKREIE; translated from the coding sequence ATGATCAGCTTCCTCCTTCCCGGGAAGAATACGGATGGTTCTCCTCTTGTGGAAACTCCCGTGGCAAGACTTTTGCTTTTCATTTCCGAAGCGGAAGAAAGCGGGGAGTCGAGAAGCATCTCCATGGATGAGTTTCTCAAGAAAGCCAGACTCGATCAAACCTTTTCTCCAGAGGTGCTCGAGAAAGCGACGGTAGATAGGATAATCATTCTGGAACAAAATATCTTTGATGCATTCGGAGATAAGGCGACGGGTCGTCGATTCTATTATGCCGTGCAGCTTATGAACAGGCGAAAGAAAGTTTCACCACTCTCGGAGATCCTTCCCATCGTAATCGTGAAGCCTTCATCGGCCCCTCATGGTCTTTCCGCCCATGTAGAGGAAGAAGGGATCAGGCTTTCATGGGAGTCTCCAGAATCGGATAGCCTTCAAGGATCGGATCGACTCTTCAATGTTTATAGAACCGAGATTTCTCCGGAGGATAGTTCTCCAGACGAGGAACCGGACCGGTTAATGAAGAGAAAAATGAGGTTCCTTCTTGTCCCGCTAAATGAAAGTCCTGTTACCGGTAATTCTTTTATTGATAGGAGCTCGGTTTCCGGAAAAGACTATCTTTACTCAGTTCGAGAGCTATACAACGCCACCGTGCCATACAGGGAAAGCGAGGATTCCAACATCGTCAAGGTCAGTGCCGTTGATTCTTTCCCGCCGGGCGCCCCATCCGGTCTTGCAGTCGTGGCCGATGAGAAGATGATAAGACTATTCTGGTTCCCCAATGACGAGAACGATCTTGCGGGATACAGGATCTATCGAAAGACAGAGGAGGAAGAGGAGTTTCGGATGATCGCTACCCTTCCCGAACAGATGACTTCCTATACCGATGGCAATGTCATTTCCGGAATGAGGTACAGCTACTTCGTAACTGCATTCGATTCGGCAAAGGTCCCGAACGAAAGTGCTCCTTCGGAGAATGTTTCCGAATCTCCTCTGTTACCCATCGAATCTGATAAGAGAGAGATAGAATGA
- a CDS encoding carotenoid biosynthesis protein has protein sequence MNALSIFDAQLRSFSLSQRILSWMAIFPLSAALLAFVVHVRKKCKCGKRRYLLVASFFFIFFLVLLGIILLRRNVPYKEIDVKLWFEISTGLAFLFYLLHCLYYEGMDASFALFVVGLLYGGILENGGILLGFFKEEGFHVYLPFLPAPLFTTLGWCNVFYSCRFLAGQLFKEERDRLDNCERTGEWSRWLEPFSFALTLTVFALFLDLQLDPYATHHGLWIWNEGLNPFLGGVPLVNFTAWVSAVFPFALVFRLLERNRKEKDGILSIHLLIRMPLIILLAVLMVLSIIFLLEGYDSPAMRILLQYTP, from the coding sequence TTGAACGCTCTCTCCATATTTGACGCACAGCTCCGATCTTTCTCACTCTCTCAGCGGATACTCTCCTGGATGGCCATCTTCCCCCTATCGGCAGCCCTGCTTGCTTTCGTTGTCCATGTAAGAAAGAAGTGCAAATGTGGGAAGAGAAGATATCTTCTCGTGGCATCATTCTTTTTCATTTTCTTTCTCGTCCTGCTCGGTATCATTCTCTTAAGACGCAATGTCCCATATAAAGAAATCGACGTCAAATTGTGGTTTGAGATTAGCACCGGCCTCGCCTTCCTATTCTACCTTCTTCACTGTCTCTATTACGAGGGGATGGATGCAAGCTTTGCCCTCTTTGTCGTCGGCCTTCTCTATGGGGGCATCCTTGAAAATGGGGGGATCCTTCTTGGTTTCTTCAAGGAAGAAGGCTTCCATGTTTATCTGCCCTTTCTGCCTGCTCCCCTCTTCACGACACTCGGCTGGTGCAACGTCTTTTATTCCTGTCGTTTCCTCGCGGGACAGCTATTCAAGGAAGAGCGCGATCGTTTAGATAATTGTGAGAGAACTGGAGAGTGGTCGAGATGGCTTGAACCCTTCTCCTTTGCCTTAACATTGACAGTCTTTGCGCTTTTTTTAGACCTTCAGCTCGACCCTTATGCCACTCATCATGGGTTGTGGATCTGGAATGAGGGCTTGAACCCTTTTCTTGGAGGAGTTCCACTCGTGAATTTCACCGCCTGGGTCTCCGCGGTGTTTCCCTTTGCCCTGGTTTTCAGGCTCCTCGAGAGGAACCGGAAGGAAAAAGACGGGATCCTCTCCATCCATCTTCTCATCAGGATGCCGCTCATTATTTTGCTTGCCGTCCTGATGGTTCTCTCAATCATCTTTCTTCTGGAGGGATACGACTCCCCGGCGATGAGGATATTACTGCAATACACTCCCTGA